A single genomic interval of Oncorhynchus tshawytscha isolate Ot180627B linkage group LG15, Otsh_v2.0, whole genome shotgun sequence harbors:
- the LOC112214822 gene encoding transcriptional adapter 2-beta: protein MADLGKKYCVNCLADVTNLRLRCTDCPDIELCPECFSAGAEIGNHRRWHGYQQVDGGRFTLWGPEAEGGWTSREEQSLLDAIEQYGFGNWEDMATHVGASRTPQDVMDHYVGMYIHGNLGKACVPDSIPNRVTDHTCPSGGPLSPSLTTPLPPLDVTLGEQQQLGYMPLRDDYEMEYDQEAEKLISGLSVNYDDEDVEIEMKRAHVDMYVRKLRERQRRKNVARDYNLVPVFLGRDKKEKQSTLGVVGGGGGVVVGAVGSLPTPTTPAVTPGAPAVPTAPKRKIPKEEKEQRIKLRGMCQFMAQREFEDLFHNMHKERVLRAKVRELQRYRRNGIARLDEAAEYEAARHKREKRKENKSVATSKTGRGGGLGTGGGLGGGTGGGGVIKEEGKDGEFPAIENLAGFELLSDREKVLCNSLNLSPTRYLTVKTIIIKDHLQKSQGIPSKSRLPSYLDKVLKKRILSFLTESGWISRDAS, encoded by the exons ATGGCCGACCTAGGAAAGAAGTACTGCGTAAACTGCCTTGCAGACGTTACGAATCTGCGGCTTCGCTGTACTGACTGTCCAGATATCGAACTTTGTCCGGAGTGCTTCTCCGCGGGTGCAGAAATCGGTAATCACCGGCGATGGCACGGTTATCAGCAAGTCGACGGCGGGCGCTTCACCCTCTGGGGTCCCGAAGCGGAGGGAGGATGGACTAGCAGGGAAGAGCAGTCGCTCCTCGACGCGATCGAGCAATATGGCTTTGGAAACTGG GAGGACATGGCCACTCATGTAGGGGCATCTCGGACCCCCCAGGATGTCATGGACCACTACGTCGGCATGTACATCCATGGCAACCTGGGAAAGGCCTGCGTCCCCGACAGCATCCCCAACCGGGTGACGGATCACACCTGCCCCAGCGGCGGTCCCCTGTCCCCCAGCCTCACCACCCCTCTGCCTCCCCTGGACGTGACCCTGGGCGAGCAGCAACAGCTGGGCTACATGCCACTCCGCGACGACTATGAGATGGAGTACGACCAGGAGGCGGAGAAGCTCATCAGTGGCCTGTCGGTCAACTACGACGATGAAGACGTAGAGATCGAGATGAAGCGCGCGCACGTGGACATGTACGTGCGCAAGCTTCGTGAGCGCCAGCGCCGCAAAAATGTGGCCCGCGACTACAACCTGGTGCCCGTCTTCCTAGGCCGCGACAAGAAGGAGAAGCAAAGCACGCTGGGAgttgtaggtggtggtggtggcgtcGTCGTCGGAGCGGTGGGGAGCCTTCCGACGCCAACCACTCCCGCGGTGACGCCGGGAGCTCCAGCCGTCCCGACGGCGCCGAAGCGTAAGATCCCcaaggaggagaaggagcagcGGATCAAGTTACGGGGGATGTGCCAGTTCATGGCTCAGCGGGAGTTTGAGGACTTGTTCCACAACATGCACAAGGAGCGCGTGCTGCGCGCCAAAGTACGGGAGCTGCAGCGCTACCGCCGCAACGGCATCGCGCGACTGGACGAGGCGGCCGAGTACGAGGCGGCGAGGCACAAACGGGAGAAACGCAAGGAGAACAAGAGCGTAGCTACCTCGAAAACGGGCCGGGGCGGAGGGCTCGGCACAGGAGGAGGACTTGGCGGAGGGACAGGAGGTGGCGGAGTCATCAAAGAGGAGGGCAAGGATGGTGAGTTCCCGGCCATAGAGAACCTGGCGGGCTTCGAGCTGCTGTCAGACCGGGAGAAGGTGCTGTGCAATTCACTTAACCTCAGCCCCACACGCTACCTGACTGTCAAGACAATCATCATCAAGGACCACCTGCAGAAGAGCCAGGGCATTCCCTCCAAGAGCCGGCTGCCCAGCTACCTAGACAAGGTGCTCAAGAAACGCATCCTTAGCTTCCTCACAGAGAGCGGCTGGATATCCCGGGACGCATCCTAA
- the ccdc96 gene encoding coiled-coil domain-containing protein 96 has product MDGNAEQKENDPGSNPNIENTELKNDEQLQHTLAEEPSEEGKSTNADYCKNKADTATDEAEEVVAVEQSGQESEKALGEQATEGISAETEGGNPAASEPGEGAGDESPTGPNLPTSETFEEGEVPEMKPLIGEPLSREGSLTLEDVDNNDDEDGPPKLDPGTPEGESSVQVEEKGPSLTKETGPSIDYKEYMNFLYELQAEKDKLSQVNGQLQIKLVEYFRKKTGDDARPEKEKAVSDQEQRYQKYMAIMEDLKWQHRLDSEAAQQQAEELRQQSQEKLGQLETEWSAFMALKRDVAVTALSRRLGKQAAAVEVEQIQAAEQRRQKELVTVRLENIKLKNKTRKFEATLRAKEMLAEGLHLIDFEQLKIENQTYNEKIEERNEELLKLRKKITSTVQVLTHVKEKLQFVQMENQAKRAQLAEVELVVARKRDVLTRTKQARDGLRMDNLKLRQRCGLLGNEILLRDFEEKVDASDDLEERLEGLKRRHAELILKCAGVKKKLEYTKP; this is encoded by the coding sequence ATGGATGGGAATGCAGAGCAGAAAGAGAATGACCCTGGGTCCAATCCCAACATTGAAAACACAGAGCTGAAGAACGATGAGCAACTCCAGCATACACTAGCTGAAGAGCCCTCAGAAGAGGGCAAATCCACTAATGCTGATTACTGTAAGAATAAAGCTGACACGGCTACAGATGAGGCTGAGGAGGTGGTAGCAGTGGAGCAGAGTGGGCAAGAGTCTGAAAAAGCTTTAGGGGAACAGGCAACAGAGGGTATCTCAgctgagacagagggagggaacccaGCCGCTTCTGAGCCAGGAGAGGGCGCTGGAGATGAGTCACCCACAGGACCCAACCTACCAACGAGTGAGACATTCGAAGAGGGAGAGGTCCCGGAGATGAAGCCTCTAATAGGGGAGCCTCTCTCCCGCGAGGGGAGCCTCACACTCGAAGATGTCGACAACAATGATGATGAAGACGGACCGCCAAAACTAGACCCAGGGACTCCCGAAGGGGAGAGTTCCGTGCAGGTTGAGGAAAAGGGTCCCTCTCTAACCAAAGAGACGGGCCCCAGCATCGACTACAAAGAGTACATGAACTTCCTTTATGAGTTGCAGGCAGAGAAGGACAAACTGAGCCAGGTCAACGGTCAGCTCCAGATCAAGCTGGTGGAGTACTTCCGCAAGAAGACAGGTGATGACGCACGTCCTGAGAAGGAGAAAGCCGTGTCGGACCAGGAGCAGCGCTACCAGAAGTACATGGCCATCATGGAGGACCTGAAGTGGCAGCACCGGCTGGACTCGGAGGCAGCCCAGCAGCAGGCAGAGGAGCTGAGGCAGCAGAGCCAGGAGAAGCTGGGCCAGCTGGAGACCGAGTGGAGCGCTTTCATGGCACTGAAGCGCGACGTGGCCGTGACGGCCCTGAGCCGGCGCCTTGGGAAACAGGCGGCGGCGGTCGAGGTAGAGCAGATCCAGGCGGCCGAGCAGCGGCGCCAGAAAGAGCTGGTCACCGTGCGCCTGGAGAATATCAAGCTAAAGAACAAGACGCGCAAGTTTGAGGCCACACTGCGTGCCAAGGAGATGCTCGCTGAGGGCCTGCACCTCATCGACTTCGAGCAGCTGAAGATAGAGAACCAGACGTATAATGAGAAGATAGAGGAGCGCAACGAGGAGCTCCTTAAACTGCGCAAGAAGATCACCAGCACAGTCCAGGTACTAACCCATGTGAAGGAGAAGCTCCAGTTCGTGCAGATGGAGAACCAGGCCAAGCGGGCCCAGTTGGCTGAGGTGGAGTTGGTGGTGGCCAGGAAGAGGGATGTGCTGACCAGGACCAAGCAGGCCAGGGATGGCCTACGTATGGACAACCTGAAGCTGCGCCAGCGCTGCGGCCTGCTGGGCAACGAGATCCTGCTGAGGGACTTTGAGGAGAAGGTCGACGCCTCAGACGACCtggaggagaggctggaggggctGAAGAGGAGGCACGCAGAGCTCATACTGAAGTGTGCCGGGGTCAAGAAGAAACTGGAGTacaccaaaccctaa
- the LOC112214819 gene encoding grpE protein homolog 1, mitochondrial, with protein sequence MASWCVRAVKQSYSVVASSSIIRASPRLLCTAAQQKSGQGSEEDQHAEQSAAEKGLAEEKGQLEDQLKEVTDKYKRALADTENLRTRSQKMVEDSKLYGIQRLCKDLLEVADILEKATESVPSEEVSSQKNPHLKNLYDGLVMTDKQMQKVFAKHGLVKLNPDGGQKFDPYEHEALFHAPVEGKEPGTVAVVTKVGYKLHGRTLRPALVGVAKAP encoded by the exons ATGGCGAGCTGGTGTGTACGAGCTGTAAAACAGAGTTACTCTGTTGTAGCATCTTCTTCAATAATAAG GGCATCCCCACGGCTCCTATGCACAGCAGCCCAGCAGAAAAGCGGCCAGGGGTCGGAGGAGGACCAGCATGCTGAGCAGAGCGCAGCAGAGAAGGGCCTTGCTGAGGAGAAGGGCCAGCTGGAGGACCAGCTCAAAGAGGTCACG gACAAGTACAAGCGGGCCCTGGCAGACACAGAGAACCTGAGGACGAGGAGTCAAAAGATGGTGGAAGACTCAAAGTTGTATG GAATCCAAAGGTTGTGCAAAGACCTGCTGGAGGTGGCGGACATCTTGGAGAAGGCGACGGAGAGCGTGCCCAGTGAGGAGGTGTCCTCTCAGAAGAACCCCCACCTGAAGAACCTGTACGACGGCCTGGTGATGACAGATAAACAGATGCAGAAGGTGTTCGCCAAGCACGGCCTGGTCAAGCTTAACCCAGACGGAGGGCAGAAGTTCGACCCCTATGAGCACGAGGCTCTATTTCACGCCCCTGTGGAGGGTAAAGAGCCCGGCACGGTCGCCGTAGTAACCAAGGTGGGCTACAAACTCCACGGGCGCACCCTCCGGCCGGCATTGGTGGGCGTGGCCAAAGccccttga
- the LOC112214823 gene encoding uncharacterized protein LOC112214823 — protein MMGCLVVTGVLLVILLFHPPAAQMESPDTDVEAVRFEEFCLKISDDSHCTTAEPEPRQTVTNKEAAESTQLAMSSPSDDKEDINSTRQLAVNSSSLVANFMGIPPGHGELGPIERKGCHCKTWQEHTTDRSLVRSIDLRLPATDVCNSTEIIETLADGRKVCVNTSLTRYLAPLFGLSTDPDWEGTTTASPNTSAVSSSPTTQTEEQMSMTPPRELSRDFSLDFFFGVSEQGQAHQAPPAPPGPPGPPRPNGSKGHFGQQGPSLQRCMCIEKEAGRIGRFISKIQLNAPSSSCNVVEIIATLKTSGQEVCLDGNALWVRKILEKLKVQPDSP, from the exons ATGATGGGTTGTCTCGTGGTCACCGGGGTTCTTCTTGTGATTCTACTGTTCCATCCTCCAGCAGCTCAGA TGGAGAGCCCAGATACAGACGTGGAGGCCGTGAGATTCGAAGAGTTTTGTCTGAAAATCTCTGATGATTCGCACTGTACAACCGCTGAACCAGAGCCCAGACAAACGGTTACCAACAAGGAGGCAGCTGAGAGCACACAACTGGCAATGTCTTCCCCGTCGGACGACAAGGAAG ATATAAACTCCACTCGTCAACTGGCTGTCAATTCTTCATCACTTGTGGCAAACTTCATGG GCATCCCACCAGGCCATGGGGAACTGGGGCCGATAGAGAGGAAAGGGTGTCACTGCAAGACGTGGCAGGAACACACAACTGACCGGTCTCTTGTCAGGAGCATAGACCTCAGGCTCCCTGCAACGGACGTGTGTAACTCCACAGAGatcat TGAGACACTGGCAGATGGTAGGAAGGTTTGTGTGAATACCTCTCTCACAAGATACCTTGCACCACTGTTTGG GCTTTCAACTGACCCAGACTGGGAAGGGACCACAACCGCCAGCCCAAACACCTCTGCAGTATCCTCGTccccaaccacacagacagaggaacaAATGAGCATGACACCACCAAGGGAATTAAGCAGGGACTTTTCTTTGGACTTTTTCTTTGGAGTTAGTGAACAGGGACAAGCACACCAAGCACCCCCAGCACCCCCGGGACCCCCGGGACCCCCAAGACCCAATGGGTCCAAAGGACACTTTGGACAACAGGG GCCTAGTCTGCAGAGATGCATGTGCATCGAAAAGGAGGCCGGAAGGATAGGAAGGTTCATCTCTAAAATACAGCTCAACGCACCCTCTTCAAGCTGCAACGTTGTGGAGATTAT TGCAACTCTGAAGACGTCAGGTCAAGAGGTTTGCTTGGATGGCAATGCACTCTGGGTACGCAAAATCCTGGAGAAATTAAAAGTACAACCAGACTCCCCTTGA